TTTTATTATTGGCTCAACGCGGCCTGTTAACAAAAAGGAGCAGAAATTATTGACACGTACTGTTTAAACCAGTTTCTTTTGCGTCTAATGAGAGCTGTAAGCATCCATATTCATATGAAGCTGAAGCCAAATGTATGATAGGGAAGAGCTTATGTGATGAAATAAGACTTGGGTACATAGGAGTCTTGGTGAAGATTGTTGTTCCTGGAGGTTGCAGTCATAAAAGTCATCCCTTCTTCCTGGACTCTTGGCTGTGAACATGTATTTCCTAGATAACATCTCAATGTTAGCCGATTTGATTTCAGTTTTGCGAGACCTTGTGTGTTATATGATTACCGTTCAGTCAGATGAAGAACTCCAGTAGCATCTCAAAATTGCTCAATGTTCCTGAAATGTGTTGGTCCATTCCAGGAATGTGGAGGGAAATCGAGAGAGGCATTCTGTTTATTGTGGCCAAGTAGCTTTCAAGGGGGTTTTGGTCATTTCTTTACGGTTAAGTGGAATAATTGAGATGGAAACCGAGATAGACAGGTCATtgcctctagttttcctctccccgacTCTGTCTGTgggagggtctcgagccgaaacgtcacctattccttttctccagggacactacctgacctgctgagttactacagcaatttgtgtgtaccttcggtgctagccagcatctgcagttccttcctacttcctGCATGGGATGGGCACCTAGTTCAGCTTTTCAAGGTTGATACCACAGTCATTTGCGTTGTTGACGTGGCTGTGGGCAGGGGAGTCCAGCACAGTTTGCGACACGTTTGCTCGTGCAGATCGGTCTTCGGGCAGATTGCTGTCACTTGTATCTTTTTCCAGCCCCAACTTCGACCTAAATGCCTGGCAGGATAAGAAGTAGATCACCGGATCTAAGCACGAGTTAAGCGTTGCCAGAATAATGGTGGGTTCCTTGAAGTTGAGCAGCATCATCTTCCAGTAGCAACTGGAGATGACATTTATCTGACTCAACATGTAAGGAATCCTAACTATGTGATAGGGGACAAAGCAAATTAGGAACACCACGAGCAGAACTAGAATGTTGTTTTTTGCCTTGACTTGCTTCTTGTTTGAACTCGAAGACGGGGACTTCTCCAGTCGCCTCAGGGTTTGAAGGTAGAAGAAACAGAGAGCTACTAACACAAGGAGAAATAAGACTGTGCCACCAGTGTGAAGGGCTAGATGAAAGTATACTCCAAAACCACCTCTAAATTCCAGGCAAGCTGTTTTCAAATTGGTCCTTGGCGTCTTTTCCCCCTTCAGGAATACATAAGACATTCCAAGGGCAAAGAGTGTGCACCAGGTTCCTACGGAGAGAATTTTGGCAGATCGGAGTCTTTGGAAAGCGTACGTATTGAGTGGTTTCACAATCTTGAGGTATCTGTTGCCAGCTATGTACCCGAGGAAAAGAATGCTCGAGTACATATTCAAATAGAAGATTGAAGCTATGAAACTACAGtagaatttttttaatgcaacagGGAACGTGACGTTCAGTTCTATGATCCTTATTGGCAGAGACAGGACGAGCAACAAATCGGCCACCACCAGGTTTTTCAAATAAACGATGACGCTATTGCTGCTGGGAATGTGACAGAAGTATACGTAGAAAGCCAGGCAGTTGAGAATGGCTCCAGCTATACAAATGATGGAGTACGCAGTAAGCATAAATGATGGAAAAAGTGTGTGGGATAATATGCAGGTGATGTTGCGGGAGGAATTTGTCCATGTTGCACTCTCATTGCTTGCTGGAGAGTCAGCCATCAATGCATCTAAATATTAAGACAGAATGATAGGTTAGTTTTAAGATATCTGCACCATCCAAAGTGCAGCGCGATGGcacagttggtgcctcacagcactagacaccctggttcaatcccgaccttgggtgccgtctgtgtgtggagtttgctcgttctccccgtgaccgcgtggattttctccggggtgctcggtttcctcccacatcccaaagacgtgcgggtttgtaggctgattagcCCTCTGTAAATACCCCCTTGGTGTGTAGAgggtgcatgagaaagtgggctaacgTTGAacgtgtgtgaacaggtgatctatGGTCCGTatagaatcggtgggccaaagatcttgtttacatgctgtatctctaaactaaactaaactaaactaaatctgcaagCTGTCTTAGTTATTTGAACCGTTCTAattctgaaacaggccctttggcccaccaagtccaggcggccatcgatcaactgttcacactagttctatgttatcccactttcacatccactcccgacacaccagaaCTTTGAACTTTCACCCTCTTACCTTAGAAACATTACCCTTTTGTATTTAATAATTCCACCATGAGGAACAGAGTCTGGCTATCTCCCTTATAAGTTTATACACATCtcataatttcgttcggtacttgtaccgaatgacaataaagttattgtattgtattgtattgtattgtattgtattgtattgtatacacaTCTATCAAGTTGTCCCTCAGCCTTCGATGCTCCGCAGAAGAAAATCCACGTTTATCCAACCTGTCCTTATCACTAATACTCTCTCATCcaagttatcttgcactaaacaatattccctttatcctgtatctgtacactgtggatgacttgattgttaacatgtatagtctttccgctgactggttagcacacaactagagaagcttttcactgtacctcagttcaagtgacaataaacgaaactaagggAACCTTTTCAAAGCCTCCATACTCGATCCTAAAACCcggtgaccagaactggacacaatactctgaatgaggCTTAAACAAAGTTTTATAtagttgcaacatgacttgctGACTTTTATACCAACATCTGACCGATGAAGATATACATGTTCTATGCCActtttctacttgtgttgctaattTCCGAGAGTTATTGGTTTGCAAGATCCCTTTGCACATCGATGCGTCtgtgtcctgccatttactgtatactttgTGCATTTAACCATTCACAGTGCAGCTACTCCGACTTATCTGGattcaactccatctgccatttccctgctCACATTTCTAACGAATCTGTCTCCCGCTgaatcctttgacaaccttcctcactattcATTACTCCACCAGATTTGGGGCATCTGCAAACACACCAAGCAGCCCACCTAcatattagtttggtttagagatacatggtggaaacaggcccttcagcccaatgaaccTGCGCTAACCAACGATTACCcgcaacactagttctatgttatcccagttttgcttccgacacactagggacaattgtacagaagtcaattaacctacaaacctgcacatctttgggatgtgggaggaaacccgtgcagctggaaaaaacccacggggtcacggggagaacgtacaaattccgtaggcACGACcctcatagtcaggatagaacccaggtctctgacacaatgaggcagcaactcttcaccTGAACCACTCTATCAAcagctggagagcggtcctgagctactgtctacctcaatggagacccttgtAAAATTGCAGACCCTATGCAAAAAGAACATtgctcctttaaacctttcccctctcatcccaagTGGCACCCtggtcaatccctcttctccattcttccatcaagcaagaggtgcagaagtgtgaaaacacatccagattcagggaccattTCTTCCCAGGTGTGATCAGGGCAACCGAACCATCTTACCAGCAACTAGCGAGCGGTgctaagctactatctacctcattggagacccttgaccCTTCTCtggttggactttactggactttatcttgcactaaacgttattcacattattccctttatcatgtagctgtacactgtCGATGGCTCGAtattaatcatgtatcgtctttccactgactggttagcatgcaacaaaagcatttcaataaactaaactaaactaaattaaactaatcacccACCTGAATGAGAGGTTTGTTGTGGTCGTGTTGGTCCACCAGTTGGTCGGACGGAGTCCCGTGGAGTGGGAAGAATCGAAGCAGCAATACTGAACTGAATATATTTGTGCAGGGCAAGGCTTTTTAAAATTCTCATGATGATGACGATTATCAATTCAGCACTTTCTAAAACCAAAATTACGAAGAAAGGAAGTAAATAGTGCAATGAAGCAATTGAGTTTAGCTGGCCTCGAGTTCAGTTCATTGCAACATTGGCAGCTAAAGCACACACACAAAAGAAAATGGACCAATTTGGAAAACAATGTGATTTCTGTTGATTTATCAGATCACTTCAAGGTTTTAAACATTGTAGGGTAATGAAGAAGGAGTTGTTAGATATATTGCAATGTgtaattgtagaaacaaggaactgaatagGTGCAAGACCAAGAGGAacatggaggtcaagtcaagtcaagttacgtcaattttatttgtatagcacatttaaaaacaacccacgttgaccaaagtgctgtacatctgattaggtactaaggtaaaaaaatgaaacatacagtagcacgcaaacagttcacagcgcctcctcaatgagcctcaaacgctagggagtagaaataggttttgagcctggacttaaaggagtcgatggagggggcagttctgatggggagagggatgctgttccacagtctaggagctgcaaccgcaaaagcgcggtcacccctgagtttaagcgggatagtgagtagccccaagtcggccgacctgagggacctggagttagagaggggggttaggagatttttgatgtagggggggaatgtccatttagggctttatacgtgaataggaggagcttgaagttgattctgtaccgtacagggagccagtggagagaggccagaatcggggtgatgtggtcccttttacgggtacccgtcaggagtctcgctgcggcgttttggaccagttgcaggcgggacagggaagattggctgatcccagtgtatagggagttgcagtagtccaggcgggaggaaatgaaagcgtgaatgattttttctgtgtcgtcgaattggaggaaaggtttgattttagctatggttcgaagttggaagaagctggcttttaccacagcgttgacttgcttatcaaattttaatgcagtcaaatatcatgccgaggtttttgacatgcggtttgactaggcaggatagacttccaagactgcctgttatcgatttgatggagtcggggggggggggggggggggggccgaataggatgacctcagacttgctctcatttaattggaggaagttctgtgccatccaacattttatgtcctcaagggaagaggctgtttaaatttgactggttgttgggtttcagggggaggtaaagctgagtgtcatcggcatagcag
The genomic region above belongs to Rhinoraja longicauda isolate Sanriku21f chromosome 13, sRhiLon1.1, whole genome shotgun sequence and contains:
- the LOC144599506 gene encoding P2Y purinoceptor 14-like is translated as MADSPASNESATWTNSSRNITCILSHTLFPSFMLTAYSIICIAGAILNCLAFYVYFCHIPSSNSVIVYLKNLVVADLLLVLSLPIRIIELNVTFPVALKKFYCSFIASIFYLNMYSSILFLGYIAGNRYLKIVKPLNTYAFQRLRSAKILSVGTWCTLFALGMSYVFLKGEKTPRTNLKTACLEFRGGFGVYFHLALHTGGTVLFLLVLVALCFFYLQTLRRLEKSPSSSSNKKQVKAKNNILVLLVVFLICFVPYHIVRIPYMLSQINVISSCYWKMMLLNFKEPTIILATLNSCLDPVIYFLSCQAFRSKLGLEKDTSDSNLPEDRSARANVSQTVLDSPAHSHVNNANDCGINLEKLN